In Desulfuromonas sp. KJ2020, a single window of DNA contains:
- the rplM gene encoding 50S ribosomal protein L13: MSTQVAKKEEIKRSWFVIDLEDKVLGRAATEIARILRGKHKPVFTPSVDTGDFVIVLNADKVKLTGNKMADKFYHRHTGYPGGLRSVNAEKLLANKPEELIKKAVKGMLPKNKLGRQMFRKLKVYAGSDHPHAAQQPKELAL, from the coding sequence ATGAGCACGCAAGTAGCCAAAAAAGAAGAGATTAAACGTAGCTGGTTTGTTATCGACCTCGAAGACAAGGTTTTGGGTCGTGCTGCAACCGAAATCGCCCGGATCCTTCGGGGCAAGCATAAGCCGGTTTTTACGCCCAGCGTGGATACTGGTGATTTTGTGATCGTTCTTAATGCGGACAAGGTGAAATTGACCGGCAATAAAATGGCCGATAAGTTTTACCACCGTCATACCGGCTATCCCGGTGGGCTTCGCTCCGTGAACGCTGAAAAGCTTCTCGCCAACAAGCCTGAGGAATTGATCAAAAAAGCTGTCAAAGGGATGTTGCCTAAAAACAAGCTTGGCCGGCAGATGTTCAGGAAGCTGAAAGTTTACGCTGGTTCTGATCACCCCCATGCAGCCCAACAGCCCAAAGAACTCGCTCTTTAA
- the rpsI gene encoding 30S ribosomal protein S9, with protein sequence MAEQKFYATGKRKTSVARVWLTPGSGNITINKRTLDEYFGRETSKMVVRQPLELTDNVGKFDISVNVSGGGPSGQAGAIKHGITKALLAVDVELRGVLKKAGFITRDSRIKERKKYGRRAARRSFQFSKR encoded by the coding sequence ATGGCCGAGCAGAAATTTTACGCTACCGGTAAAAGGAAAACTTCCGTTGCACGCGTCTGGCTTACCCCCGGCAGTGGCAACATCACTATCAACAAACGTACTCTTGACGAATACTTTGGCCGCGAGACCTCCAAGATGGTCGTCCGCCAGCCTCTCGAACTGACCGACAACGTCGGCAAGTTCGATATCTCTGTCAATGTCAGCGGCGGCGGACCTTCCGGTCAAGCTGGTGCTATCAAGCACGGTATCACCAAGGCTCTTCTTGCCGTTGATGTCGAACTGCGTGGAGTCCTTAAGAAAGCCGGTTTCATTACCCGCGACAGCCGTATCAAGGAAAGAAAGAAATACGGACGGCGGGCAGCCCGTCGGAGCTTCCAGTTCTCCAAGCGTTAA
- the argC gene encoding N-acetyl-gamma-glutamyl-phosphate reductase: MVKVAVVGASGYTGVELIRLLAAHPAVEISCLTSRQNVGEEIASLFPSLIDRIGQICDPVDVGIVLDKADFIFTALPHQTAMEVVPDFVRAGKKVVDLSADFRLREVETYEAWYQAHSCPELLAEAVYGLPELYRETIKNAQLIANPGCYPTSVALALAPLLKEGVIDPSTLIVDSKSGASGAGRGAKVGSLFCEVNEGFKAYGVGNHRHTPEIEQTLTELAGRPVRLNFTPHLLPLNRGILSTCYASSTVSQASHLLELFQEFYKDEPFVRIHPQGQFPDVAYVRGSNFCNIGLHVDPRTARVIVVSVIDNLVKGAAGQAVQNMNLMIGEKETLGLEALPLFP; this comes from the coding sequence ATGGTTAAGGTAGCGGTTGTTGGCGCCAGTGGCTATACGGGCGTTGAACTGATCCGGTTGTTGGCCGCCCATCCGGCCGTTGAGATCAGCTGTCTGACGTCAAGGCAGAATGTCGGGGAAGAGATTGCCTCTTTGTTCCCCTCCCTTATCGATCGAATTGGACAGATCTGCGATCCCGTCGATGTGGGTATTGTTCTGGATAAAGCCGACTTTATCTTTACTGCCCTTCCGCACCAGACCGCCATGGAAGTGGTGCCTGACTTCGTTCGTGCCGGCAAAAAGGTTGTTGATCTTTCGGCCGATTTCCGGCTTCGTGAGGTTGAAACCTACGAAGCCTGGTATCAGGCGCATTCATGTCCGGAACTCCTTGCCGAGGCGGTTTATGGTCTTCCCGAGCTCTATCGTGAAACCATAAAAAACGCCCAACTAATCGCCAATCCCGGCTGCTACCCGACAAGCGTGGCCCTCGCCCTTGCGCCCCTTCTCAAGGAAGGGGTGATCGATCCCTCCACGCTCATTGTTGACAGCAAATCTGGCGCCAGCGGGGCCGGACGCGGGGCCAAGGTGGGCTCGCTGTTCTGCGAGGTCAATGAGGGTTTCAAAGCTTACGGGGTTGGAAATCATCGACACACTCCCGAAATTGAACAGACGCTCACAGAGCTTGCAGGCCGTCCAGTGAGGCTGAATTTCACCCCTCATCTTCTTCCGTTGAACAGAGGCATTTTGTCGACGTGCTATGCCTCATCCACTGTTTCTCAGGCTTCGCATCTTTTGGAACTGTTTCAGGAATTCTACAAGGACGAACCTTTCGTCCGTATTCACCCGCAGGGTCAGTTCCCCGATGTCGCCTATGTTCGCGGCAGTAATTTTTGCAATATCGGGTTGCACGTTGACCCAAGGACGGCCAGGGTGATCGTGGTTTCCGTCATCGATAATTTGGTTAAGGGAGCAGCTGGTCAGGCTGTGCAGAATATGAATCTGATGATTGGTGAAAAGGAGACCCTTGGCCTGGAGGCTTTGCCTCTTTTCCCTTGA
- a CDS encoding TlyA family RNA methyltransferase, which yields MNKKERLDKLLVQKGLVSSRERARSLILAGKVVVGDHAVDKAGTLIPENAAIRLKGEDIPYVSRGGLKLEKALHSFNLSVEGVVAVDVGASTGGFTDCLLQHGAARVYAVDVGYGQLAWKLREDARVINLERTNIRHLDSADLPEQPELAVVDASFISLEKVLPSTLKLLTPKGRVVALIKPQFEVGKGEVGKGGVVRDEQKQLGVVEKITRYVENLNCEVLGVTESPILGPKGNREFLLFFQKGV from the coding sequence TTGAATAAAAAAGAGCGTCTTGACAAATTGCTTGTTCAAAAAGGTCTGGTTTCTTCTCGAGAACGGGCACGTTCCTTAATTTTGGCAGGCAAGGTGGTTGTTGGTGACCACGCCGTCGACAAGGCCGGAACTCTAATTCCTGAAAACGCCGCTATCCGTTTGAAGGGAGAAGATATCCCCTATGTGTCCCGTGGTGGCCTTAAGCTGGAAAAAGCCTTGCACTCTTTCAATCTTTCGGTCGAGGGCGTTGTCGCTGTCGATGTGGGCGCCTCTACTGGAGGATTTACGGACTGCTTGCTCCAGCATGGCGCTGCCCGGGTCTACGCGGTCGATGTCGGTTACGGGCAACTGGCTTGGAAACTTCGGGAAGATGCACGGGTCATTAACCTGGAACGGACCAATATCCGTCATCTGGATTCGGCAGACCTGCCAGAACAGCCGGAGCTGGCAGTGGTTGACGCCTCCTTCATCTCTTTGGAAAAAGTTCTACCTTCGACGCTGAAACTTTTAACCCCCAAGGGTCGTGTTGTCGCTCTCATAAAACCTCAGTTTGAAGTTGGGAAGGGGGAGGTCGGCAAAGGCGGGGTTGTGCGCGATGAGCAAAAACAGCTGGGAGTTGTAGAGAAGATCACTCGCTATGTGGAAAACCTCAACTGCGAAGTTCTCGGTGTAACTGAAAGCCCGATTTTAGGCCCCAAGGGGAACAGGGAATTTCTTCTATTCTTCCAAAAAGGTGTCTGA
- a CDS encoding SAM-dependent methyltransferase, whose translation MVQGRAYFIGAGPGDPALLTLMGAAALDRCQAAFVVPPYDQTYRSYLAGKTLFIPFAWDFIPLREKVLELLQSGNVAFLVPGDLSVFCPFQPLLEALGSHAEVIPGVAVMNAASALLKKTLTAGHRNPRVIQLSTRLMEGADQPFGNLTEESTLVVYMNTWPAVELGRRLRQGFGKDIPVAVFHRLGMPGETVLKGTLKDLESLGGPWSFLQELSREEASLTLIMAGASLSACPDGSWWDHKREQSWRHRYGSPETCNF comes from the coding sequence ATGGTACAGGGACGCGCCTATTTTATCGGTGCTGGTCCTGGGGATCCCGCCTTGCTCACTCTGATGGGGGCCGCAGCTCTTGACCGTTGCCAAGCTGCTTTTGTTGTGCCACCCTATGACCAGACCTATCGTAGCTATCTTGCAGGCAAGACTCTATTTATCCCTTTTGCCTGGGATTTTATTCCGCTGCGCGAGAAAGTTTTGGAGTTGCTGCAGTCGGGCAATGTCGCCTTCCTGGTTCCTGGTGACTTATCCGTTTTTTGTCCCTTTCAGCCTTTGCTGGAAGCGTTGGGTTCTCACGCGGAGGTCATCCCTGGTGTCGCTGTCATGAACGCGGCCTCCGCACTCCTTAAAAAGACGCTGACGGCAGGCCATCGCAATCCGAGGGTTATTCAGCTTTCAACCAGGCTGATGGAGGGGGCTGACCAACCTTTTGGCAATCTGACCGAAGAGTCGACCCTGGTTGTCTATATGAACACCTGGCCGGCAGTGGAGTTGGGACGTCGCCTGCGGCAAGGTTTTGGAAAAGATATCCCCGTCGCTGTATTTCATCGACTGGGGATGCCCGGTGAAACGGTGCTGAAGGGAACTCTCAAAGACCTTGAGTCTCTCGGCGGCCCCTGGTCCTTTTTGCAGGAATTGTCCAGAGAAGAGGCCTCCTTGACCCTCATCATGGCCGGTGCAAGCCTGTCTGCCTGTCCGGATGGGAGCTGGTGGGATCATAAACGCGAACAATCCTGGCGACATCGTTATGGTTCGCCTGAAACCTGCAACTTCTGA
- a CDS encoding metallophosphoesterase: protein MDLKLLHTADIHLDASFPSLGSKESMRCKDLLDCFDRLINLAIKNEVHLFVVAGDLFDHPRPVAAVVGRVQAGVQRLSDRGILPVLLPGTHDHIVAPDNVYHRVSFPGAVVLDNPRVEQPVSVSIAGRDVHLYGFAYHPRYSVDALSGMKRRSLPGVHLGLLHGSLQGSPEWEHRPKDLPFSLADLKSWGLDYVALGHYHNYALLREDGKTLACYPGTPEGRRFGENGSRHCALVSLKKDEVSVEGLVVNKRTLHEETLDLTGMSSEDEITAAVQGFADPNRIMRLTLTGVLETPIEIERLQQRCEEEFFHLELRDKTDLFDSALVRELEEEDTVRGLFVRRVHHLLQKVAPEETPVLEEALREVLVRFSRER from the coding sequence GTGGATCTCAAGCTTCTGCATACCGCCGATATTCATCTCGACGCCTCTTTCCCTTCGCTGGGAAGCAAAGAGAGCATGCGTTGCAAAGATTTGCTGGATTGTTTTGATCGTTTGATCAACCTGGCCATCAAAAATGAGGTGCATCTTTTTGTCGTTGCCGGCGACCTTTTTGATCATCCCCGCCCGGTGGCCGCAGTGGTGGGTAGGGTTCAGGCTGGGGTGCAGCGGTTGTCGGATCGGGGTATCCTCCCTGTTCTGCTGCCAGGAACACATGACCACATTGTGGCTCCAGACAACGTCTACCACCGGGTCAGTTTTCCTGGTGCGGTGGTGCTCGACAACCCCAGGGTGGAGCAGCCTGTTTCCGTCTCCATTGCAGGGCGTGATGTTCACCTTTACGGCTTTGCTTATCATCCCCGCTACTCCGTCGATGCCTTGAGCGGAATGAAGAGGCGTTCACTCCCCGGTGTGCATCTCGGTCTGCTTCACGGTTCCCTCCAGGGGAGTCCTGAGTGGGAGCATCGTCCCAAGGACCTGCCCTTTAGCTTGGCGGACCTTAAGAGCTGGGGATTGGACTATGTTGCCCTCGGTCATTACCACAACTATGCTTTGTTACGGGAGGATGGCAAGACCTTGGCCTGTTACCCCGGCACGCCGGAAGGTCGCCGTTTCGGTGAAAATGGAAGCCGGCACTGTGCACTTGTTTCGCTCAAAAAGGACGAGGTGTCTGTAGAAGGGCTTGTCGTTAATAAGCGGACCCTGCATGAGGAGACCCTTGACCTTACAGGGATGAGCAGTGAAGACGAGATAACTGCTGCCGTACAGGGATTCGCCGACCCCAATCGTATCATGCGACTGACTTTGACGGGGGTTCTGGAGACGCCTATCGAAATCGAGCGTTTGCAGCAACGCTGCGAAGAAGAATTCTTCCATCTGGAATTACGGGATAAAACCGATCTTTTTGATAGCGCTCTGGTGCGGGAACTAGAAGAGGAAGACACGGTGCGAGGGCTGTTTGTCCGGCGTGTCCACCACCTGCTTCAAAAGGTGGCACCCGAGGAGACGCCAGTTCTGGAAGAGGCTCTCCGAGAAGTTCTGGTTCGTTTTTCCCGGGAACGTTGA
- a CDS encoding ATP-binding protein, translating to MILRQVDLKRFGKFDERSFEFRRGLNIVIGPNEAGKSTLMEAVPAALFGVRDKDRFKKWGRAADCQVAIAFESGDRFVRIERNLLTDRVRLKETDDLYQVLYEFEGKVSPLGRSAERLEYFSRLAQFIPVIENDLFRASVFFGQGRLELDGKSGIGDRIKALLSGYLDIDYDRVLSGLHDDYFFITRENPWGKDKTLDRDLEQTKTRLNEVGQQREALHKIVADMVEIRQRIREMQDSIQNDRTNCVRGQKYLAYVRQQWHLDEQQRKLQEEYERLNQQHDKVVALSSKRDALQNELDSLGVSAELADSLPMLVKEGEETRQRLIQLQEDGNALRQELLACAPPLRRWPILLTAVALLAGAGGSWLFPFHWPYALLISILFISMAWALYVWRSGTLKAYTEGLKGQLRIVEQGREKAQIRLDEIDRILEDAGQSPLKKGQGALEEKVRRHSTLRKELGQVEAALDVLESLDELHKEKGRLARELAIVAQRLEENRPLRGKNLIPLEDLPHAEEKLRSLESAVKAREEEIKGLLSQDKAWSTQLEELPRVEADEARLIRRYRFLKHRKKVLATAIELLSSSVEEFRRTYLERFLADITRYLGLISLEHYKEVACDDNFEFSLKVQGQGFKPLEFFSQGTRDAVFLAIRLALSRHLAKGKKLPLLLDDPLVNLDRHRLTDTIKALEALSVEHQVIFFTHDESLLKRATRDRWNCVSLNEARTDSIAKNPERSENVNQLCLL from the coding sequence ATGATTCTCCGACAGGTAGATCTCAAACGTTTTGGCAAGTTCGATGAACGCTCCTTTGAGTTCCGGCGTGGGCTCAATATCGTTATCGGACCCAACGAAGCGGGCAAGTCCACTTTGATGGAAGCGGTTCCCGCCGCACTCTTCGGAGTTCGTGATAAGGATCGTTTCAAAAAGTGGGGAAGGGCGGCCGATTGCCAGGTTGCCATCGCTTTTGAAAGCGGGGATCGTTTTGTCCGGATTGAACGCAACCTTCTCACCGATAGGGTCCGTCTCAAGGAAACCGATGATCTTTATCAGGTCCTTTATGAATTTGAAGGGAAGGTCTCACCCCTGGGGAGATCTGCAGAGCGGCTTGAGTATTTTTCCCGGCTGGCTCAATTTATCCCGGTTATAGAAAACGATCTTTTTCGTGCCTCCGTTTTTTTTGGGCAGGGGCGTCTGGAACTGGACGGTAAGAGCGGGATTGGAGACCGGATCAAGGCCCTCCTTTCCGGCTATCTCGATATCGACTATGATCGCGTGCTGTCAGGCCTGCATGACGATTATTTCTTTATCACCCGGGAGAACCCCTGGGGAAAAGACAAAACCCTCGACCGTGACCTGGAACAGACCAAGACACGCCTGAATGAAGTCGGCCAGCAGAGGGAAGCCCTCCATAAAATCGTGGCGGATATGGTGGAGATTCGACAGCGGATTCGCGAGATGCAGGACTCCATCCAAAATGACAGGACGAATTGTGTGCGAGGGCAAAAATATCTTGCCTACGTTCGTCAACAATGGCATCTCGACGAACAGCAGCGAAAGTTGCAGGAAGAATATGAGCGACTGAATCAGCAACACGACAAGGTTGTTGCTCTCTCCAGCAAAAGAGACGCTCTGCAGAATGAGCTTGATTCGCTGGGAGTCTCGGCCGAACTCGCCGATTCCCTTCCCATGCTGGTCAAAGAGGGGGAGGAAACCCGGCAAAGGCTTATCCAGTTGCAGGAAGATGGAAATGCGCTCCGACAGGAGTTGCTGGCGTGTGCCCCACCTTTGCGGCGATGGCCGATCCTGCTTACCGCCGTGGCTCTCCTTGCGGGAGCAGGGGGCAGCTGGTTGTTCCCGTTCCATTGGCCTTACGCATTGCTGATATCGATTCTTTTTATTTCCATGGCTTGGGCCTTGTACGTTTGGCGCAGTGGTACGCTAAAGGCCTACACTGAGGGTCTCAAAGGGCAGTTGCGCATCGTCGAACAAGGACGAGAGAAGGCCCAGATCCGGCTTGATGAGATCGATCGTATTCTGGAGGACGCAGGACAATCGCCCTTGAAGAAAGGGCAGGGGGCGCTTGAAGAAAAAGTCAGGCGACACAGTACGCTAAGAAAGGAGCTCGGTCAGGTCGAGGCGGCCCTGGATGTGCTTGAGAGCCTCGATGAACTGCACAAGGAAAAAGGTCGTCTGGCGAGAGAGTTGGCCATTGTGGCACAGCGCCTTGAGGAGAACCGCCCTCTCCGGGGGAAAAATCTCATTCCCCTGGAAGATCTGCCCCACGCCGAAGAGAAACTCAGGAGCCTGGAAAGCGCGGTTAAGGCCAGGGAAGAAGAGATCAAAGGCCTTTTGAGCCAGGATAAAGCCTGGTCAACCCAATTGGAGGAGTTGCCCCGGGTTGAAGCCGATGAAGCCAGGCTTATCAGGCGATATCGTTTTTTGAAGCATCGCAAAAAAGTACTGGCTACGGCGATCGAGCTGTTGTCCTCCTCGGTGGAGGAGTTTAGACGCACTTACCTGGAGCGCTTTCTTGCCGATATCACCAGGTATCTCGGGCTGATTTCCCTGGAGCACTATAAAGAAGTGGCCTGCGATGACAATTTTGAATTTTCCCTCAAGGTTCAGGGGCAGGGCTTCAAGCCTCTTGAGTTCTTCAGTCAGGGAACCCGAGACGCCGTTTTTCTGGCGATTCGCCTGGCGCTGAGTCGTCATTTGGCCAAAGGCAAAAAACTGCCGCTGCTGCTCGACGATCCCTTGGTCAATCTCGATCGCCATCGCCTCACCGACACGATAAAAGCTCTGGAAGCGCTGAGCGTCGAACATCAGGTTATCTTCTTCACCCACGATGAAAGCCTTCTGAAGAGGGCCACCCGTGATCGCTGGAATTGTGTTTCCCTGAATGAAGCCAGAACGGATAGCATAGCGAAAAATCCAGAAAGGAGCGAGAATGTCAACCAACTGTGTCTTCTGTAA
- a CDS encoding histidine triad nucleotide-binding protein, with amino-acid sequence MSTNCVFCKIISGEIPGKIVYQDDLVVALQDINPQAPHHYLLMPRKHIATTLDLQGQDAEWLGHLYLVAGKLAKQEGFAEDGFRIVNNCNAAAGQTVWHIHFHLLGGRNLSWPPG; translated from the coding sequence ATGTCAACCAACTGTGTCTTCTGTAAGATTATTTCCGGAGAGATCCCCGGTAAAATTGTTTATCAGGACGATCTTGTGGTAGCGCTTCAGGATATCAATCCCCAGGCTCCCCATCATTATCTGCTTATGCCGAGAAAGCACATCGCTACCACTCTGGATTTGCAGGGGCAGGACGCGGAATGGTTGGGACATCTGTATCTGGTCGCGGGCAAACTGGCAAAGCAAGAAGGGTTTGCCGAAGACGGTTTTCGCATTGTCAATAATTGCAACGCCGCGGCCGGTCAGACCGTCTGGCATATCCATTTTCATCTTCTTGGCGGCAGGAACCTGTCCTGGCCACCGGGTTAG
- a CDS encoding HD domain-containing protein yields MNQQEQRIEKRMINEIMELLVTHYGGGLSDEELDVGIDSLQKAIQVARSSHAEQVRKSGEPYFFHPLRVAHMASRHWMDFSSVIAAILHDVVEDTPVTLNQIEGDFGAEVALLVNGLTKAADEKLSREALKAKTYRKQLLLAMEDVRVLCLKFWDRMDNLQTIAALKPEKQSLIAEETRSVYVPLARHLGMGHVASELDALSLGVLYPRRAQRYKRAVEVVKAETEVDLRKIRTEIIHAFEHNKAPVLLKDRWRPFSISGAQAISRGFPTVYTLEIQVDKTTDAYLGLGLLHGLYYPIPGKLRDHLSVPSQFGYQALKTTVQAHQYRMRVEITTRKLARFNESGVLAPGFEFKKGNFRDLMRSFLEGESAIDTDAFRLASASIQVYTPKGETRILPEGSSALDLAFDIHEDLGLCALRARINGKTRLLKSRLMDGDQVEIERSGKPQVLPKWLEWAITPRARNAIRRYLRSRVLEGGQGDV; encoded by the coding sequence TTGAATCAGCAAGAACAACGCATAGAAAAGCGCATGATTAACGAGATCATGGAGCTTCTGGTAACCCATTACGGGGGTGGCTTGAGTGACGAGGAGCTTGATGTAGGCATAGACTCCCTGCAGAAAGCCATTCAAGTCGCCAGAAGCTCCCATGCCGAGCAGGTGCGCAAATCAGGGGAACCTTATTTTTTTCATCCCCTGCGGGTCGCTCATATGGCTTCCCGGCATTGGATGGATTTTTCGTCCGTAATAGCCGCCATTCTTCATGATGTGGTGGAGGACACTCCCGTCACTTTAAACCAGATTGAAGGTGATTTCGGGGCCGAAGTGGCCCTGCTGGTCAACGGCCTGACCAAGGCGGCGGATGAAAAACTCAGTCGGGAAGCGCTTAAAGCAAAGACTTACCGCAAGCAGCTTCTCCTGGCTATGGAAGATGTACGGGTCCTCTGCCTCAAGTTCTGGGACCGCATGGACAACCTGCAGACAATTGCGGCGCTAAAACCCGAAAAACAGTCGCTGATTGCGGAAGAGACCCGCTCGGTGTACGTCCCGTTGGCCCGACATCTCGGGATGGGACATGTTGCGTCCGAGTTGGATGCCTTGTCGCTCGGTGTGCTCTATCCCCGGAGAGCGCAGCGATACAAACGGGCTGTCGAAGTGGTTAAGGCAGAGACCGAGGTTGATCTGAGAAAAATCCGCACTGAAATTATCCACGCCTTTGAGCATAACAAGGCACCCGTACTCCTCAAAGACCGCTGGCGACCTTTTTCCATATCTGGGGCGCAGGCCATAAGTCGAGGGTTCCCGACGGTCTATACCTTGGAAATTCAAGTCGACAAAACCACGGACGCTTATCTGGGGCTCGGTCTGCTGCACGGCCTTTACTATCCGATCCCAGGCAAACTCAGGGACCATCTGAGCGTGCCTTCCCAGTTTGGTTACCAGGCTTTGAAGACAACCGTACAGGCCCATCAGTATCGTATGCGTGTCGAGATCACGACGCGAAAACTGGCCCGATTCAATGAGTCCGGCGTCCTGGCCCCAGGTTTCGAGTTCAAAAAAGGCAATTTCCGCGACTTGATGCGCTCCTTTCTCGAAGGAGAGTCCGCTATTGACACGGATGCCTTTCGTCTCGCTTCTGCCTCCATTCAGGTCTATACTCCCAAAGGCGAGACACGGATTCTTCCCGAGGGAAGCAGTGCTCTCGATCTGGCTTTTGATATCCATGAAGACCTTGGATTGTGTGCTCTTCGAGCACGAATCAACGGAAAAACCCGTCTGCTCAAATCGCGCCTCATGGATGGTGACCAGGTCGAGATTGAACGAAGTGGCAAGCCGCAAGTTCTTCCTAAATGGCTGGAGTGGGCCATTACACCACGAGCCCGCAATGCCATCCGACGTTATTTGAGATCCAGGGTGCTTGAAGGAGGGCAGGGTGATGTCTAA
- a CDS encoding polysaccharide deacetylase family protein gives MSKRWAQRVLPLLFLLLFVGPPLAYSATVFVYHRFGDDRYPSTNIALDVFRSQLDLLKAQSYTVMSLGEIVAHLERGEALPEKTAGLTVDDAYQSFLTGALPLLQEYGYKATLFVNTDAVGAKGYLSWDELRDISAAGIEIGNHSASHPYMVNRKEGESETAWKERILADIRKAQDKLKLELDAEPQLLAYPYGEYSPEIIEIVAGLNFRGAAAQQSGVIDMGADRFTLPRFPMGGPYATLDGFAEKLPMKALPLKVVSPASPVIEEEDPPLLIVDIEEGAIDLSRLRCFVQGQPEATIRPDPEVTGRYRIQAREPLSGRRNKYTLTAPGKKDGRWYWFSQLWIKR, from the coding sequence ATGTCTAAAAGGTGGGCACAGAGGGTCCTGCCCTTGTTGTTTCTGCTGCTTTTTGTCGGACCGCCGCTGGCCTATTCTGCGACGGTTTTCGTTTACCACCGCTTCGGAGATGACCGCTATCCCTCCACCAACATCGCTCTCGATGTGTTCAGGTCCCAACTCGATCTGCTAAAAGCGCAAAGCTATACCGTAATGTCCTTGGGAGAAATCGTGGCTCATCTGGAGCGAGGCGAGGCCCTTCCTGAAAAAACGGCAGGTCTTACCGTTGACGACGCCTACCAGTCCTTTTTGACCGGGGCCTTGCCTCTGTTGCAGGAATATGGGTACAAGGCGACTCTTTTCGTCAACACCGATGCGGTCGGTGCCAAGGGCTATCTTTCCTGGGATGAACTGCGCGATATCTCCGCAGCAGGGATTGAAATTGGCAATCACTCAGCGTCTCACCCCTATATGGTCAACAGGAAAGAGGGAGAATCCGAAACCGCCTGGAAAGAGCGCATTCTTGCCGATATCCGCAAAGCACAAGACAAACTGAAACTTGAACTGGATGCCGAGCCCCAGCTTTTGGCTTATCCCTATGGTGAATATTCGCCGGAAATAATTGAAATCGTTGCCGGCCTTAATTTTAGAGGGGCGGCTGCTCAGCAGTCGGGTGTTATTGATATGGGAGCGGACAGATTTACCCTGCCTCGTTTCCCCATGGGTGGGCCTTATGCCACCCTGGACGGTTTTGCCGAAAAACTACCCATGAAGGCGCTGCCCCTCAAGGTGGTGTCTCCTGCAAGCCCGGTAATTGAGGAAGAGGATCCGCCGCTGCTGATTGTTGATATCGAAGAAGGTGCGATAGACCTGTCAAGGCTGCGCTGTTTTGTCCAAGGACAGCCAGAAGCGACCATCAGGCCCGATCCAGAAGTGACAGGGAGATATCGCATTCAGGCCAGGGAACCTCTGTCGGGACGGCGCAACAAATACACGCTCACGGCGCCAGGTAAAAAAGACGGCCGGTGGTACTGGTTCAGTCAGTTATGGATCAAGAGGTAG
- a CDS encoding glucosaminidase domain-containing protein gives MAPFHHIAKNLTVPLFFILLTGCVESQKTDPSAYLPKSANVQTFSMVDHGELRHFFEKNNYHWDTLDQGVPPFILKTIPNNFSGIEDIREKKRLFFLSILPMVLIINEEIAQERELLLDIYQALDADQPLSEEQKNFLSVLARKYKIKGDILSSSKARDNLRMRVDILPPSLVLAQAATESGYGTSRFAQMGNNLFGEWTFTPGTGLIPKDRPDGATYEVRRFDSIYESLQSYMTNINTHWAYRSLREKRAKLRDAGISPKGIDLATGLERYSERGDAYIEDIKTMIRLNRLSRLSTATLRKS, from the coding sequence ATGGCTCCATTCCACCACATCGCGAAAAATCTAACTGTGCCGCTCTTTTTCATCCTGTTAACCGGATGTGTAGAAAGCCAGAAAACTGATCCTTCCGCTTACCTGCCCAAGTCCGCCAATGTACAGACGTTCTCCATGGTAGATCATGGGGAACTGCGCCATTTTTTTGAGAAAAACAACTACCACTGGGACACCCTGGATCAAGGAGTTCCACCTTTTATTCTTAAAACAATTCCTAATAATTTCAGTGGCATCGAGGACATTCGTGAGAAAAAGCGCCTTTTTTTTCTATCCATTTTGCCGATGGTGCTGATTATCAACGAAGAAATTGCCCAGGAAAGGGAATTGCTTCTCGACATCTATCAGGCCCTGGACGCAGATCAACCCTTATCTGAAGAGCAGAAAAATTTTCTTTCGGTACTGGCTCGGAAATACAAGATCAAGGGAGACATCTTATCCAGCAGCAAGGCTCGCGACAATCTGCGGATGAGAGTCGATATTCTACCCCCATCGCTGGTTTTGGCTCAGGCGGCAACCGAATCGGGCTATGGCACCTCTCGTTTCGCCCAAATGGGCAACAACCTGTTTGGTGAATGGACTTTCACGCCCGGAACGGGACTCATCCCCAAAGATCGTCCCGATGGGGCGACCTACGAAGTACGTCGCTTCGATTCGATATACGAATCCCTGCAATCGTATATGACCAATATCAACACGCATTGGGCCTACCGTAGTTTGCGGGAGAAGAGGGCCAAGTTGAGAGACGCTGGGATTTCTCCTAAAGGCATTGATCTGGCCACAGGCCTGGAGCGCTACTCTGAAAGGGGCGATGCCTACATCGAAGACATTAAAACCATGATCCGGCTGAACCGTCTTTCCCGCTTATCCACAGCCACTCTCAGAAAATCCTGA